A genomic stretch from Methylorubrum sp. B1-46 includes:
- the istB gene encoding IS21-like element ISMex13 family helper ATPase IstB, with protein MSRAAPCVATTLDSIKRSLVGLRMPRALEVLDATVRRIEQGEIDGLAALDVILTEELTLRENRRVKTALLVARLTTIKTLSGFDFAFQPSLDRERVLALAELTFIDRAEVVHLLGPPGTGKSHLAIALAVEAVKAGRSVVFSTLADLVTSLAKAERDGSLRERIRYLCRASLLVVDEIGYLPVVPGGGNLFFQLVNARYERGAMILTSNRGFAEWGEVFGDPVVATALLDRLLHHAVVIQIEGASYRLRQHADLVPEHVRSKALIVPPPAPRRRGRPPGKAASDHTAG; from the coding sequence ATGAGCCGCGCCGCCCCCTGTGTCGCCACGACCCTCGACAGCATCAAGCGCAGCTTGGTCGGCCTGCGCATGCCGCGCGCCCTGGAGGTGCTCGACGCGACGGTCCGGCGCATCGAGCAGGGCGAGATCGACGGCTTGGCCGCCCTCGACGTGATCCTGACCGAGGAACTGACGCTGCGCGAGAACCGCCGCGTGAAGACCGCCCTGCTGGTCGCGCGCCTGACCACGATCAAGACGCTGTCCGGGTTCGACTTTGCCTTCCAGCCCTCGCTCGACCGCGAGCGCGTCCTGGCGCTGGCGGAACTGACCTTCATCGACCGGGCCGAGGTCGTCCATCTGCTCGGACCACCCGGCACCGGCAAGAGCCATCTGGCGATCGCGCTCGCCGTCGAGGCGGTCAAGGCCGGGCGCAGCGTCGTGTTCTCGACGCTGGCCGACCTCGTGACCTCGCTGGCCAAGGCCGAGCGCGACGGCTCCCTGCGCGAGCGCATCCGCTATCTCTGCCGGGCCTCGCTGCTGGTCGTGGACGAGATCGGCTACCTCCCCGTCGTCCCCGGTGGCGGCAACCTGTTCTTCCAACTCGTCAACGCGCGCTACGAGCGCGGGGCGATGATCCTGACTTCGAACCGCGGCTTCGCCGAGTGGGGCGAAGTGTTCGGTGATCCGGTCGTGGCGACAGCCCTGCTCGACCGACTCCTCCACCATGCCGTGGTGATCCAGATCGAGGGGGCGAGCTACCGCCTGCGCCAGCACGCCGACCTCGTCCCCGAGCACGTCCGCTCCAAGGCCCTGATCGTTCCGCCGCCCGCACCCAGGCGTCGCGGTCGTCCACCCGGAAAGGCTGCCTCCGATCACACGGCCGGCTGA